In a genomic window of Chryseobacterium sp. G0162:
- the sufD gene encoding Fe-S cluster assembly protein SufD, producing MALKEQIIENHHEFLESLRHRFLDDNRKAALQKFENMGFPTKKDEEYKYTNLKEITEKSYNFFPKESHNITKEQFDELHLGEENFDWIVFVNGKLHKELSKVSIENVEFLSFNYALNDDKHKEVFEKYFNTIASKDLAFTNLNLAYCKYGFFLKVPKNVVIEKPIHVFYISQNQEENTFYNTRNLLIVEDGAKVEVIESHHNFDDTYVLTNSVTEIFTYPNAKADWHKLQNDNNTSYLVDHTFAKQEKDSLTTVNTFSFGGKLVRNNLDFIHNGSNINSFMNGITIIGKDQLVDHHTAVHHNFPNCESYQNYKGIFDGNAHGVFNGKVFVDKIAQKTNAYQQNNNVLLSEGASIDTKPQLEIFADDVKCSHGCTVGQLNEDALFYLRARGISKKEAQALLLYAFANDAMQNIDIEPLKEKISKLLAEKLEVDIEF from the coding sequence ATGGCATTAAAAGAACAAATCATCGAAAACCATCATGAGTTTTTGGAGAGTCTTCGTCACAGATTTCTGGATGACAATAGAAAAGCTGCTCTTCAAAAGTTTGAAAACATGGGTTTTCCGACAAAAAAAGACGAAGAATATAAATATACCAATCTAAAGGAGATCACGGAAAAAAGCTACAACTTCTTCCCGAAAGAAAGCCACAATATCACTAAAGAGCAGTTTGATGAATTGCATCTTGGAGAAGAAAATTTTGATTGGATTGTTTTTGTAAACGGTAAACTTCACAAAGAACTTTCAAAAGTTTCTATTGAAAATGTAGAATTTCTGTCATTCAATTATGCATTGAATGATGACAAACATAAAGAGGTATTTGAAAAATATTTCAATACAATTGCTTCCAAAGATTTAGCTTTCACCAACTTAAATCTTGCGTACTGCAAGTATGGTTTCTTCCTGAAGGTGCCTAAAAATGTAGTGATTGAAAAGCCTATTCATGTTTTCTATATTTCTCAAAATCAAGAAGAAAACACATTCTACAATACAAGAAACTTACTAATTGTAGAAGATGGAGCGAAAGTTGAAGTTATTGAAAGTCACCACAATTTTGATGACACTTATGTCTTAACGAACTCTGTGACGGAAATCTTCACTTATCCAAATGCAAAAGCAGACTGGCACAAACTTCAGAACGACAATAATACTTCTTACCTTGTAGATCATACCTTCGCAAAACAGGAGAAAGACAGCTTAACCACTGTGAATACATTCTCTTTTGGAGGAAAATTGGTAAGAAATAACCTCGATTTTATTCATAATGGATCAAATATCAATTCATTCATGAACGGAATCACAATTATCGGAAAAGATCAGTTGGTAGATCATCATACTGCTGTTCACCACAATTTCCCGAACTGTGAAAGTTACCAGAACTACAAAGGAATCTTCGATGGTAATGCCCACGGAGTTTTCAACGGAAAAGTTTTTGTTGATAAAATCGCTCAGAAAACCAATGCTTATCAACAGAATAATAACGTATTGCTAAGCGAGGGAGCAAGTATTGATACCAAACCTCAATTGGAGATCTTTGCGGATGATGTAAAATGTTCTCACGGATGTACAGTAGGTCAGCTTAATGAAGATGCCCTATTTTATCTGAGAGCGAGAGGAATCTCTAAAAAAGAAGCACAGGCACTACTTTTATATGCCTTTGCCAATGATGCCATGCAAAATATCGATATTGAACCTCTAAAAGAGAAAATTTCAAAGCTTTTAGCTGAGAAATTGGAAGTAGATATAGAATTTTAA
- a CDS encoding DUF3078 domain-containing protein, with protein MKKVLLIASVSFGAMAMAQETKTDAPAADTVKAWSIQGQNTLMLNQAAFSNWVGGGANNVGWLAGVNYNLTYEKGKDLWENIIILGYGQNNTQGTGVRKTQDVINLSTNYGREFAKHWYISGGMGIQTQFAPGYEDGNNPDAKKISNFMAPGYLSVGAGVTYRPDDNLTVTLRPANARWTFVLDKDLQKAGTYGLKNDGDSSLFQFGFLGTAMYKLKIMENITLLNTASVFSNYLDHPERLVLGYSGILSMKINKYISTNVTLDLLYDHNQIWKTQLKQTLGVGLAYNFDNGKKRSENKDNQSWLKK; from the coding sequence ATGAAAAAAGTTTTATTGATCGCTTCCGTTTCTTTTGGAGCTATGGCCATGGCTCAGGAAACAAAAACCGATGCTCCTGCAGCAGACACTGTTAAGGCCTGGTCTATTCAGGGACAAAATACTTTAATGCTTAACCAGGCTGCCTTTTCAAACTGGGTAGGTGGTGGAGCCAACAACGTAGGATGGCTTGCCGGTGTCAATTACAATCTTACTTATGAAAAAGGCAAAGACCTTTGGGAAAACATCATTATTCTTGGTTACGGACAAAACAACACACAAGGTACCGGAGTAAGAAAAACTCAGGATGTTATTAACTTATCTACAAACTATGGTAGAGAGTTTGCCAAACATTGGTATATTTCCGGAGGTATGGGTATTCAGACCCAATTTGCTCCAGGTTATGAAGATGGTAACAATCCTGATGCAAAGAAAATTTCAAACTTTATGGCACCTGGTTACTTGAGCGTTGGGGCAGGGGTTACTTATCGTCCGGATGATAATCTTACCGTGACACTACGTCCTGCAAATGCCAGATGGACCTTTGTTTTGGATAAAGATCTTCAAAAAGCAGGAACTTATGGACTTAAAAATGATGGTGATTCTTCTCTTTTCCAGTTCGGTTTCTTGGGAACAGCCATGTATAAGCTGAAAATTATGGAGAACATCACTTTGCTTAACACAGCTTCCGTATTTTCAAACTACCTGGACCACCCGGAAAGGTTAGTGCTTGGATATAGCGGAATTTTAAGTATGAAGATCAATAAATATATCTCTACGAATGTGACACTGGATCTGTTGTATGACCATAACCAGATATGGAAAACCCAGTTGAAACAAACGTTAGGAGTAGGTTTAGCTTATAATTTTGATAACGGAAAGAAACGCTCAGAAAATAAGGATAACCAAAGCTGGTTAAAGAAATAG
- a CDS encoding DUF3078 domain-containing protein, whose protein sequence is MKKFLLILSIFMGVYASAQEELKKDSVKVDTVKYWSVLGKNTVMINQAAFSNWVGGGANNVGWLAGANYNITYEKDNDLWENIIVLGYGQNDTKGLGIRKTQDVINVSTNYGRKFSKSWYFSLGAGFQSQFAPGYEDGNNPEAKKISNFMAPGYMNLGMGITYRPNDNLTVTLRPTNARWTFVLDKELQFAGSYGLKSDGDSSLFQFGFLGTAMYKLKIMEDVHLTNTASIFSNYLDRPDRLVLAYGALLNLKVNKYISSNISLDLLYDHNQIEKTQLKQTLGIGFAYTLDNGVKRSDRKDSQWWIKK, encoded by the coding sequence ATGAAGAAGTTTTTATTGATTCTTTCCATATTTATGGGGGTTTATGCAAGTGCACAAGAAGAGTTGAAAAAAGATTCCGTGAAGGTAGATACAGTAAAATACTGGTCAGTATTAGGAAAAAACACTGTAATGATTAATCAGGCAGCCTTTTCAAATTGGGTAGGAGGAGGAGCCAATAACGTTGGTTGGTTGGCTGGTGCTAATTATAATATTACCTATGAAAAAGACAATGATCTTTGGGAAAATATTATTGTCCTAGGATATGGACAGAATGATACTAAAGGGCTGGGAATAAGAAAAACCCAAGACGTCATCAACGTTTCTACAAACTACGGGCGAAAGTTTTCCAAGAGTTGGTACTTTTCTTTAGGAGCAGGCTTTCAGTCTCAATTTGCTCCGGGATATGAGGATGGAAATAATCCGGAAGCAAAGAAAATTTCAAACTTTATGGCTCCGGGCTATATGAACCTCGGGATGGGTATCACTTACAGGCCTAATGACAATCTTACGGTCACTCTACGTCCTACCAACGCCAGATGGACGTTTGTCTTGGATAAAGAACTTCAGTTTGCAGGCAGTTATGGTTTGAAAAGTGACGGTGATTCTTCTCTTTTCCAGTTCGGTTTCCTGGGAACAGCAATGTATAAGCTGAAAATCATGGAAGATGTTCATTTAACAAATACAGCTTCAATCTTTTCCAATTACCTGGATCGACCGGATAGACTGGTGTTGGCTTATGGAGCGCTTCTGAATCTAAAAGTTAACAAATATATCTCATCCAATATCTCATTAGATTTACTGTATGACCATAATCAGATTGAAAAAACACAGTTAAAGCAGACGCTGGGAATTGGATTTGCCTATACATTGGATAATGGGGTAAAACGTTCTGATCGTAAAGACAGCCAATGGTGGATTAAAAAATAA
- a CDS encoding rhomboid family intramembrane serine protease, whose amino-acid sequence MFKNVISKKAIIYPLLMLSAMWFGYFLQMHGFFGSCFGAIIPLVPEGLLGILTSPLLHGNIDHIIGNSIPIAALMFLLYQFYPLVANKVFFIGWIATGLLVWLLPPIDIMTGEYMYTCTIGASGVVYVLAFFLFFSGVFKWNMKFLTISLLVVLYYGSLVWGMLPEELFYNMQEPSKISWQAHLSGAIVGSIIAFAFKNVGEKKKKFIWEYPNYYSEKDDKLWQEYKENHPEDFMELPYKKRDDIWDHLDELRGK is encoded by the coding sequence ATGTTTAAAAATGTAATTTCCAAAAAAGCGATTATATACCCTTTGCTGATGCTCTCTGCAATGTGGTTCGGATATTTTTTACAAATGCATGGCTTTTTTGGAAGTTGCTTCGGAGCCATTATTCCATTGGTACCGGAAGGGCTGCTGGGAATCCTAACCTCTCCTCTATTACATGGAAATATAGACCATATTATTGGAAACTCTATCCCCATAGCAGCATTGATGTTTCTGTTGTATCAATTCTATCCCCTAGTGGCCAATAAAGTATTCTTTATCGGATGGATTGCAACAGGACTTTTGGTATGGCTGCTCCCTCCTATTGACATCATGACTGGTGAATATATGTATACCTGTACCATCGGAGCCAGTGGTGTAGTATATGTATTAGCCTTTTTCCTCTTCTTCAGTGGGGTTTTTAAATGGAATATGAAATTTCTGACTATTTCCTTACTGGTTGTTTTATATTATGGAAGTTTAGTATGGGGAATGCTTCCCGAGGAACTGTTCTATAATATGCAGGAACCTAGTAAAATATCATGGCAGGCTCACCTTTCCGGAGCGATTGTAGGAAGTATCATCGCTTTTGCTTTTAAAAATGTAGGGGAGAAAAAGAAAAAATTCATCTGGGAATATCCTAATTATTACAGTGAAAAAGATGATAAACTTTGGCAGGAATATAAAGAAAACCACCCGGAAGATTTCATGGAACTCCCGTATAAAAAAAGAGATGATATATGGGATCATTTGGATGAATTAAGAGGAAAATAA
- the dprA gene encoding DNA-processing protein DprA, with protein sequence MISEEYLYAIALRESSQIGDINFHKLVKTFGSAENAWKKAKREYKKLEGIGQKTVADIGNETHLKFAEKELLFCEKNSIQVRLRHLDEAPSLLNECIDAPAILYQKGNIDESLQKISLVGTRNMTSYGKQFIIDFFEATQSSKYVSVSGLALGVDKEVHEQSICSQKPTIAVLAHGFEFLYPAKNRKLSEKILQEGGVLLTEFCSARKPDRENFIQRNRIVAGLSPATIVVETGFGGGSVSTATFANDYNREVFALPGKITDVHSQGCNQLILHNKATAISTLKDLISMLGLHNPKEKIAELFPYSETTIQLTDNQKNVYQFIKQNPQISLDDLAQEIDLSSHKILPIILELELLGKVKSFSGRQFIAN encoded by the coding sequence ATGATCTCCGAAGAATATTTATATGCCATCGCCTTGCGCGAAAGCAGTCAGATTGGCGACATCAATTTCCATAAACTTGTAAAAACCTTTGGTAGTGCAGAAAATGCATGGAAAAAAGCAAAAAGAGAATACAAAAAGCTTGAAGGTATAGGACAAAAAACAGTTGCTGATATTGGGAATGAAACCCATCTGAAATTTGCAGAAAAAGAACTGTTATTTTGCGAAAAAAATAGTATCCAGGTCAGATTAAGGCATCTGGATGAAGCTCCCTCCCTTCTTAATGAATGCATAGACGCTCCTGCTATTCTCTACCAAAAAGGAAACATTGATGAATCCCTTCAAAAGATTAGCTTGGTCGGAACCCGCAATATGACTTCTTATGGAAAACAGTTTATCATAGATTTTTTTGAAGCCACCCAATCTTCAAAATATGTTTCTGTGAGTGGTCTTGCTTTAGGAGTAGACAAAGAGGTTCATGAGCAGTCTATCTGTAGTCAGAAACCAACCATCGCAGTTCTTGCCCATGGTTTTGAGTTTTTATATCCTGCCAAAAACAGAAAACTTTCAGAAAAAATTCTCCAGGAAGGGGGTGTTTTATTAACAGAATTTTGTTCGGCAAGAAAGCCGGACCGTGAAAACTTTATTCAGAGGAACAGAATTGTGGCAGGACTTTCTCCTGCAACCATTGTAGTTGAAACGGGATTTGGTGGCGGATCTGTAAGTACAGCAACTTTCGCCAATGATTATAACAGAGAGGTCTTTGCTCTTCCGGGAAAGATTACCGATGTTCATAGCCAAGGCTGTAATCAATTGATTTTACACAATAAAGCCACTGCTATTTCTACCCTCAAAGATCTTATCAGTATGCTTGGCCTCCATAATCCAAAAGAAAAAATTGCTGAGCTTTTTCCTTATAGCGAAACAACAATACAATTAACTGACAATCAGAAAAATGTCTATCAATTTATTAAACAAAATCCACAGATTTCTCTGGACGATCTTGCACAGGAAATTGACCTTTCTTCGCATAAAATCTTACCGATTATTTTGGAATTAGAACTTTTAGGGAAAGTAAAATCATTTTCCGGGAGGCAATTTATAGCAAATTAA
- the gdhA gene encoding NADP-specific glutamate dehydrogenase, with protein MEQYNIDQKIQEFIAKIEAKNPNEPEFLQAVKEVAVTVIPFIATRKEYTGMKLLERMAEAERIIIFRVPWVDDKGEIQVNRGFRIQMNSAIGPYKGGIRFHPTVNLSVLKFLAFEQVFKNSLTTLPMGGGKGGSDFDPQGKSDMEVMRFCQAFMTELCKHIGPETDVPAGDIGVGAREIGYLFGQYKKIRNEFTGVLTGKGLAYGGSLIRPEATGYGVVYFAEQMLKTIGQNFQGKIVTVSGFGNVAWGVIKKATELGAKVVTLSGPDGYIYDKDGISGEKIDYLLELRASGNNRAEDYAKKYPSAEFHAGKRPWEVKCDVAFPSATQNELDLDDARKLVENGCLCVTEAANMPSTLDAINYFLDNKVLFSPGKASNAGGVATSGLEMTQNSIRLNWTSEEVDARLKEIMIGIHKACRDYGKDEDGYVNYVKGANIAGFVKVAEAMLAQGVV; from the coding sequence ATGGAACAATATAATATTGACCAGAAAATCCAAGAGTTTATTGCAAAAATTGAAGCAAAAAATCCTAACGAACCGGAATTCTTACAGGCTGTAAAAGAAGTTGCCGTAACTGTAATTCCATTCATTGCTACGAGAAAAGAATATACCGGAATGAAGCTGCTTGAAAGAATGGCTGAAGCTGAAAGAATTATTATCTTCAGAGTTCCATGGGTTGACGATAAAGGAGAAATTCAGGTTAACAGAGGTTTCAGAATCCAAATGAACTCTGCTATTGGACCATACAAAGGAGGAATCCGTTTCCACCCTACTGTAAACTTATCAGTTCTTAAATTCTTAGCTTTCGAACAAGTGTTTAAAAACTCTTTAACGACTCTTCCAATGGGTGGAGGTAAAGGAGGTTCAGATTTTGATCCACAAGGAAAATCTGATATGGAAGTGATGCGTTTCTGCCAGGCTTTCATGACGGAATTATGTAAGCACATTGGTCCTGAAACAGATGTACCTGCAGGAGATATTGGTGTAGGAGCAAGAGAAATCGGTTACTTATTCGGACAATACAAGAAAATCAGAAACGAATTTACCGGAGTTCTTACAGGAAAAGGTCTTGCTTACGGAGGTTCATTAATCCGTCCTGAAGCTACAGGATACGGAGTGGTATACTTCGCTGAGCAAATGCTTAAAACGATCGGACAGAATTTCCAAGGAAAAATAGTAACTGTTTCAGGTTTCGGAAACGTAGCTTGGGGAGTTATCAAAAAAGCAACTGAGCTTGGAGCAAAAGTTGTAACACTTTCTGGTCCTGATGGATATATCTATGATAAAGATGGTATCAGCGGAGAAAAAATTGACTATTTATTAGAACTTAGAGCTTCTGGAAACAACAGAGCTGAGGACTATGCTAAAAAATATCCATCTGCTGAATTCCACGCTGGAAAACGTCCTTGGGAAGTGAAGTGTGACGTAGCATTCCCTTCTGCAACTCAAAACGAATTAGATTTAGATGATGCAAGAAAATTAGTTGAAAACGGATGTCTTTGTGTAACTGAAGCGGCTAACATGCCTTCTACACTTGACGCAATCAACTATTTCTTAGACAATAAAGTATTATTCTCTCCTGGTAAAGCTTCCAACGCTGGAGGTGTTGCTACATCAGGATTAGAAATGACTCAGAACTCTATCCGTCTTAACTGGACTTCTGAAGAAGTTGACGCAAGATTAAAGGAAATCATGATCGGTATCCACAAAGCTTGTAGAGACTACGGAAAAGACGAAGACGGTTATGTAAACTACGTAAAAGGTGCCAATATTGCCGGCTTCGTAAAAGTAGCAGAAGCAATGTTAGCTCAAGGAGTTGTGTAG
- a CDS encoding iron chaperone, protein MKSTFKNIDDYILFFPINVQEKLLELRKSIHSEVSDLEEYIGYQMPAFKYKGKPLVYFAGYKKHIGFYPGAEGIKNFEKDFEEMNYKFSKGAVQFPIDEDTPRDLINRIVAFKIREIDQKKS, encoded by the coding sequence ATGAAAAGCACCTTTAAAAATATTGATGATTACATCCTCTTTTTTCCTATTAATGTTCAGGAGAAACTTCTTGAACTGAGAAAGTCCATTCATTCAGAGGTTTCCGATCTTGAAGAATATATTGGCTATCAGATGCCAGCTTTTAAATATAAAGGAAAACCTTTAGTTTATTTTGCAGGATATAAAAAACACATCGGGTTCTATCCCGGTGCTGAAGGAATCAAAAATTTTGAAAAAGATTTTGAAGAAATGAATTACAAGTTCTCTAAAGGAGCAGTACAGTTTCCGATAGATGAAGATACCCCACGGGATCTGATTAACCGGATTGTAGCATTCAAAATCAGAGAAATTGATCAAAAAAAATCCTGA
- a CDS encoding YkgJ family cysteine cluster protein: MNLDFYKKQALQKQKEHKKFLDGLKKKPPKNLDYIVQETHDEVFDEIDCLQCANCCKTTGPLYTEKDIERIAKHLRMKSADFEAKFLRVDEDNDKVLQNLPCFFLNGDNTCSIYEVRPKACREYPHTDRKKIYQINNLMLKNTVICPAAFEFVEKMMKNITK, encoded by the coding sequence ATGAATTTAGATTTTTATAAAAAGCAAGCTTTACAAAAGCAGAAAGAACATAAAAAATTTCTGGACGGATTAAAGAAAAAGCCGCCCAAAAATCTTGATTATATCGTACAGGAAACCCATGATGAAGTTTTTGACGAAATAGATTGTTTACAGTGTGCCAATTGCTGTAAAACCACAGGCCCGTTATATACTGAGAAGGATATTGAGCGTATTGCCAAACACCTCCGTATGAAATCAGCTGATTTTGAAGCTAAATTCCTGAGAGTGGACGAAGATAATGATAAGGTGTTACAGAACCTTCCGTGCTTTTTTCTGAATGGTGACAATACTTGTTCCATCTATGAAGTAAGACCAAAAGCCTGCAGAGAATATCCTCATACTGACCGTAAAAAGATCTACCAGATCAATAATCTGATGCTGAAAAATACAGTGATTTGTCCTGCCGCTTTTGAGTTTGTAGAAAAGATGATGAAGAATATAACGAAGTGA
- a CDS encoding ion channel, whose translation MTRGFRKKIRQKNTENSGFGSNASGRFINKDGLPNVKRTGVNVFNSLSWYHTMLNLSSFRFISYLVVAYIVINLIFAMIYYLIGVEHLTGIDKSDPLNEFIDVFFFSSQTFTTVGYGRIAPVGFLASLVATFEAFLGLLTFAIATGLFYGRFSRPRAYLRFSDIAVIAPFEESTALMFRLAPYKNNALTDADVIVSTAIEVIENDVPKSNFYRLETHLSKINTLALNWTVVHKINESSPFFGFSEDDFKSTDIEIIVQVRAFDEVFSNTVVQRSSYVTGEIVYGAKFVPMYYPDKKNLATILDLDKINEYQRADLPVQVGNKE comes from the coding sequence ATGACAAGAGGATTCAGAAAAAAGATCCGCCAGAAAAACACTGAGAATAGTGGTTTCGGAAGCAATGCCTCAGGAAGATTCATCAATAAAGATGGTCTCCCGAATGTGAAGAGAACAGGGGTGAATGTTTTCAACAGTCTTAGTTGGTATCATACCATGCTGAATTTGTCCTCATTTCGTTTTATTTCGTATCTCGTCGTAGCATATATTGTGATTAACCTCATATTTGCCATGATATATTACCTGATTGGAGTAGAGCATCTTACAGGAATAGATAAAAGTGACCCATTGAATGAGTTTATTGACGTTTTCTTTTTCAGTTCACAGACCTTTACTACTGTAGGATATGGAAGAATTGCTCCTGTTGGTTTTTTGGCGAGTTTAGTGGCCACTTTTGAAGCTTTTCTGGGATTGCTTACCTTTGCCATTGCAACGGGACTCTTCTATGGGAGATTTTCAAGGCCGAGAGCTTATTTAAGGTTCTCAGATATTGCAGTAATTGCACCTTTTGAAGAAAGTACGGCTCTCATGTTCAGATTAGCTCCTTATAAAAACAATGCACTGACAGATGCTGATGTGATTGTGTCTACAGCTATCGAAGTGATTGAGAACGATGTTCCTAAAAGTAATTTTTACAGGTTGGAAACACATTTAAGTAAAATCAATACGCTGGCTCTGAATTGGACGGTTGTTCATAAAATAAATGAAAGTTCACCGTTTTTCGGTTTCTCTGAGGACGATTTTAAAAGCACAGATATCGAGATCATTGTTCAGGTACGGGCATTTGATGAAGTGTTTTCAAATACTGTTGTTCAGCGATCTTCGTATGTGACGGGTGAGATTGTATACGGGGCGAAATTTGTTCCTATGTATTATCCTGATAAAAAGAATCTTGCTACCATTTTAGATCTGGATAAGATCAATGAATATCAAAGAGCTGATCTCCCGGTGCAGGTAGGAAATAAAGAATAA
- a CDS encoding group III truncated hemoglobin produces MKKLESREDIEHLVNAFYAKVIKDETISFFFNDIAKVDWDKHLPKMYSFWESILFGQMTYKGNPMGVHFPINEIQAMEQKHFDKWLELWRTTIEENFVGENADMAIYKSENIAKLMAFKMELARRL; encoded by the coding sequence ATGAAAAAGCTTGAATCAAGAGAAGATATTGAACATCTGGTGAACGCATTTTATGCCAAAGTAATAAAGGATGAAACCATTAGTTTCTTCTTCAATGATATTGCTAAAGTTGACTGGGATAAACACCTTCCAAAAATGTATTCGTTTTGGGAATCTATTCTTTTTGGACAGATGACCTACAAAGGAAATCCGATGGGCGTCCATTTTCCGATTAATGAAATACAGGCTATGGAGCAAAAGCACTTCGACAAATGGCTTGAGCTATGGAGAACAACTATTGAAGAGAACTTCGTAGGTGAAAACGCTGATATGGCGATATACAAATCCGAGAATATTGCCAAACTGATGGCTTTTAAAATGGAATTGGCGAGAAGACTTTAG
- a CDS encoding calcium:proton antiporter — translation MRPKEFLHYTYIFPVLAVGYYFSGLMGSGVIYDVIAGILLIGSVLSAVHHAEMVAHKVGEPFGTIILALCITIIEVALIISLMIAGGDQAITLARDTVFAAVMLILNGILGICILVGGVKYHEQFFARTSATTYLVSTVSILILTLVLPNFTSSVNGPFYNQAQLIFVSIACLIIYGVFLMVQTVRHRSYFIVPDEHPEEHYIPTLTKTLISFGFLVVCLVIVVLMAKGLSDTIEGMVQSVGAPKSLVGVIIAAVVLLPEGVAAIRAARANQIQSSLNLALGSALASIGLTIPAVSVVCITYDIPLVLGLDKKDIILLSLSVFIVMLSLSRGKTNILYGTVLLVNLAAYIFTVIVP, via the coding sequence ATGAGACCAAAAGAATTTTTACACTACACTTATATTTTTCCTGTCCTTGCGGTAGGTTACTACTTTTCCGGACTAATGGGAAGTGGTGTTATTTATGATGTTATTGCCGGTATTTTACTTATTGGAAGTGTTTTATCTGCAGTACATCATGCAGAAATGGTGGCTCATAAAGTAGGAGAACCCTTTGGAACAATTATCCTTGCCCTTTGTATTACGATTATTGAAGTAGCGCTAATCATCTCACTGATGATTGCCGGCGGGGATCAGGCGATCACGCTGGCCAGAGATACCGTTTTTGCTGCTGTTATGCTTATTCTTAATGGTATTTTGGGAATCTGTATATTGGTGGGTGGTGTTAAATATCATGAACAGTTTTTTGCCAGAACTTCCGCTACAACCTATTTGGTGAGTACGGTTTCAATTCTTATTCTTACCCTGGTTCTTCCTAACTTTACATCAAGCGTTAACGGACCGTTTTACAACCAGGCACAGCTTATTTTTGTATCGATTGCCTGTCTGATCATCTATGGTGTTTTCCTGATGGTACAGACCGTGAGACACAGAAGCTATTTTATTGTTCCCGATGAACATCCTGAAGAACATTATATTCCTACATTAACTAAAACACTGATCAGTTTTGGCTTTTTAGTCGTTTGTCTGGTTATCGTTGTTTTGATGGCTAAAGGTCTATCTGATACCATTGAAGGAATGGTACAGAGTGTAGGGGCTCCTAAATCTTTAGTAGGAGTAATCATTGCTGCTGTTGTTCTTCTTCCCGAAGGTGTTGCAGCAATACGTGCCGCGAGAGCCAATCAAATCCAATCCAGTTTAAATCTTGCACTAGGTTCAGCGCTGGCAAGTATCGGATTGACGATTCCTGCAGTTTCTGTAGTGTGTATTACCTATGATATTCCGTTAGTTCTGGGATTGGATAAAAAAGATATTATTTTACTTTCTTTATCGGTATTTATCGTAATGCTTTCATTAAGCCGGGGAAAAACAAATATCCTGTATGGAACTGTACTATTAGTGAATCTGGCTGCCTATATCTTTACGGTAATTGTTCCTTAA
- a CDS encoding DUF6122 family protein, whose amino-acid sequence MAPSEIALLKTCTHYFLHFVFPVFIALVFYPKNWKKVYLILLATMLVDLDHLFANPIFDPSRESIGFHFLHSYYAIAVYFLMLFFRGNVRIIGIGLLFHMLTDYQDFNFWPH is encoded by the coding sequence ATGGCTCCGTCAGAAATTGCTTTGCTCAAAACCTGTACACATTATTTTTTACATTTTGTATTTCCAGTCTTTATAGCACTGGTCTTTTATCCTAAAAACTGGAAGAAGGTATATCTTATTTTATTGGCGACCATGCTGGTAGATCTGGACCACCTTTTTGCCAATCCCATTTTTGATCCGTCACGGGAAAGTATAGGTTTTCACTTTTTACATTCCTATTATGCCATTGCGGTGTATTTTTTGATGTTATTTTTTAGAGGAAATGTCAGAATTATAGGAATTGGATTATTATTTCATATGTTGACGGATTATCAGGACTTTAACTTCTGGCCTCATTAA